Within Cnuibacter physcomitrellae, the genomic segment TCGCGGACACGGCTCGTGAGCGCCGGTGAGGCCAGCGCCTCCCAGGCGCGGTTGGCGTAGTCGCGCGCGAGCGCCTCGGCGAAGCGGCGGGAGCCGGTCGCCTCCAGCACGGCGCGGATGCGGTCGGCCTGCTCGAGCGTCAGCGTGGGGTCGCCGACGAGGTGGGCGACCTCCTGCCACTCGGGGCGGGTCACCGCGTGCGCGAGGAGCACCGTGCTCTTCCCCTCGCGGAGGTCGCCGAGGTTCGACTTGCCGGTCGCCTCCTCGTCGCCGAAGACGCCGAGGAGGTCGTCGACGATCTGGAAGGCGATGCCGATGCCGCGGCCGAAGTCGCCCAACGCGACGACCGCCTCCTCTCGCGCGCCCGCGAGGAGCGCGCCGGCCCGCAGCGGACCTTCGAAGGAGTACATCGCCGTCTTCAGGCGCTCCATCTCGACGATCTCCTCCACCGGCGGGACGCCCGGGCGGATCGAGAAGTCGACGTCGTAGAGCTCGCCCGCCGCGGAGAGGAACATCGACTCGTCCAGCACGTCGACCACACGACGGCGTACCTGCTCGGACAGGCCTCCGGAGTCGATCAGCCGGTAGGCGTAGAAGAGCGCGAGATCGCCGGCGATCACGGCCACCGACATCCCGCGGTGCTCCGCGATCGGGATCGGGATGCCGGCGGTGGTCGCGATGTCGCGGTAGCTTCCCGACACGTTCGGGCTCCCCCGCCGCACGAAGTCGCGGTCGATGACGTCGTCGTGCACGATGAGCGCCGTGTGGAGCAGCTCGAACGCGGCGCCGACGGTCGCCGCCGACTCGAGGTCCTGCCCTCCGAGAGACTCGTAGGCCGCCATGACCATGCGCGGACGGAACCGCTTGCCGCCCGCAGAGTTGCGTTCGAGCGTCTCCCAGAGTGTGCTGTAGGCCTCGCCGATCCCCCGGGCTCGGCGACGTTGCTCGGCGAAGAAGCGCTCGAGCACCTCGTCGACCAGGTGCGTGCGCCGTTCGGAGAGAGCCAGGAGGCCGTGTGCGTCCACCTGCTTCACATTACATGGCAGTCTAGTAATAAAGGAGGTCAACGATATGGTGCAGACGACCGAGCAGGTGGTCCTCCTCTCCGACGACGGCGAGGCCATCGGCACCGCCGACAAGGCCACCGTGCACACGGAGGACACCCCGCTGCACCTCGCCTTCTCGTGCCACGTCTTCGACGACGAGGGCCGGATGCTGGTCACCCGACGCGCGCTCCACAAGCGCACCTGGCCCGGAGTCTGGACGAACTCGTTCTGCGGACACCCGGCGCCGGGGGAGGACATCGTCGACGCCGTCCACCGCCGCGCCGCCGACGAGCTCGGCATGACGCTCGAGGGCGTCGAGCCGGTGCTGCCCGACTTCCGCTACCTCGCGGTCGACGCCTCGGGCATCGTCGAGAACGAGGTCTGCCCTGTCTACACCGCCCGCGTGTCGGGCTCGTTCGACCCCCACCGCGACGAGGTGATGGAGTGGCGCTGGGTCGACCCGGCGGACCTCCGCGTCGCGGTCTCCGCCGCGAGCTGGGCGTTCAGCCCCTGGCTCGCCCTGCAGCTCGACCGCCTCCACCCCGACCCCGCCCAGTCCGTCCCGGCCCTCTGACGCGCGCCGCGCTCCGGGGGAGGATGGCCGCGTCCCGGGGGAGGATGGGGGGATGAGCGAGCTGCGCGTCGGTGTCCTGCCCGAGACGAACGACAGGGTGGAACGCGCCGTCCGCGAGGCGGGAGGGAGCGTGGTCGAGGTCCGGGAGGGGGAGCGGCTCGACGGGCTGGTGGTCTGGTTCGGGACCCGCCCCGACGACCTGGAGCGCACGCTGGAGGCGCATCCGGAGGCGTCGTGGGTGCAGCTGCCGAGTGCCGGGATCGAGAAGTACGCCGGGTCGCTGCGCGCGCATCTGGAGCTCGCCTGGACGAGCGCGAAGGGCGCGTACGCGGAACCCGTCGCCGAGCACGCGCTGGCCCTGACGCTCGCGCTGCTGAGACTGCTGCCCGAACGGGCGCGCGCGACGAGCTGGGGCGAGGTGGCCGGGACGAGCCTGCACGGGCTGGAGGTCGTCGTGGTCGGCGCCGGGGGAGTGGGGCTCGAGATCGTGCGGCTGATGAAGGGATTCCGGACCACCGTGACCGTCGTGCGCCGCAGCGACGCTCCGGCCGAGGGCGCCGACCGCACCGTGACGAGCGACCGCCTCGCCGAGGTGCTCGCCCACGCCGACGTGGTCGTGGTCGCCGCCGCGCTCACGGACGGCACCCGGCGCCTGCTCGACGCCGACGCACTCGCCCTGCTGCAGCCTCACGCGGTGGTCGTCAACATCGCGCGCGGCGGGCTGATCGACACGGATGCGCTGGTCAGCGCCCTGCGGGAGGAGCGGATCGCGGGCGCGGCGCTCGACGTGACGGATCCGGAGCCGCTGCCCGACGGGCATCCGCTGTGGACCGAGCCGCGCGCGCTCATCACCCCGCACACGGCGGACACGCCGGCGATGATCGAACCCCTCCTCGCCGACCGCATCGGCCGCAACGTGGCCGCGCGCCGGGCCGGCTCGCCCCTCGAGGGTGTCGTCGACCCGCGCGCGGGCTACTGAGGGCCGCGCGGATCTGACACTCGTGGCGGGCTGACGGCTCGCGAGCCCACCACGACTGTCAGATCCGCGTCTCGAAGAGAGCCCGCGGCGCGCGCGTCAGGAGGACAGGGCGCGGAGGCGCGGGGCGAGGTCGCGCTCGAAGAGCTCGAGGAAGCGGCGCTGGTCCTGGCCGGG encodes:
- a CDS encoding polyprenyl synthetase family protein; the protein is MDAHGLLALSERRTHLVDEVLERFFAEQRRRARGIGEAYSTLWETLERNSAGGKRFRPRMVMAAYESLGGQDLESAATVGAAFELLHTALIVHDDVIDRDFVRRGSPNVSGSYRDIATTAGIPIPIAEHRGMSVAVIAGDLALFYAYRLIDSGGLSEQVRRRVVDVLDESMFLSAAGELYDVDFSIRPGVPPVEEIVEMERLKTAMYSFEGPLRAGALLAGAREEAVVALGDFGRGIGIAFQIVDDLLGVFGDEEATGKSNLGDLREGKSTVLLAHAVTRPEWQEVAHLVGDPTLTLEQADRIRAVLEATGSRRFAEALARDYANRAWEALASPALTSRVRDEFRPVVAGVLERVR
- the idi gene encoding isopentenyl-diphosphate Delta-isomerase; the protein is MVQTTEQVVLLSDDGEAIGTADKATVHTEDTPLHLAFSCHVFDDEGRMLVTRRALHKRTWPGVWTNSFCGHPAPGEDIVDAVHRRAADELGMTLEGVEPVLPDFRYLAVDASGIVENEVCPVYTARVSGSFDPHRDEVMEWRWVDPADLRVAVSAASWAFSPWLALQLDRLHPDPAQSVPAL
- a CDS encoding NAD(P)-dependent oxidoreductase, whose translation is MSELRVGVLPETNDRVERAVREAGGSVVEVREGERLDGLVVWFGTRPDDLERTLEAHPEASWVQLPSAGIEKYAGSLRAHLELAWTSAKGAYAEPVAEHALALTLALLRLLPERARATSWGEVAGTSLHGLEVVVVGAGGVGLEIVRLMKGFRTTVTVVRRSDAPAEGADRTVTSDRLAEVLAHADVVVVAAALTDGTRRLLDADALALLQPHAVVVNIARGGLIDTDALVSALREERIAGAALDVTDPEPLPDGHPLWTEPRALITPHTADTPAMIEPLLADRIGRNVAARRAGSPLEGVVDPRAGY